In Monodelphis domestica isolate mMonDom1 chromosome 4, mMonDom1.pri, whole genome shotgun sequence, one DNA window encodes the following:
- the LOC103099637 gene encoding sialic acid-binding Ig-like lectin 14 has translation MDLLLLLLLLLLQFLDGSFSQKQPVFGLHVQKKVTVQKGLCVSIPCSFYYLPEFGNNDTAHGYWYWKKPQDDPGATKEDLVATNDPQKATQPWAQGRFYLIGDPQMDNCSLSITGAQKRDRGHYEFRVEKGKLRYSYRNDRVLIQVETLTQKPEIHMPEILEPGHQVALTCLVPGDCRNGTSASFLWTGNALSSQQVTSSNRNSSRLLFTPQRQANGTNLTCQVRFPEGRVNTERTVQLRIAGEFGKRVEPR, from the exons ATGGACctcctgctgctgttgctgttgctgctgctccAATTCCTGGATG GATCCTTTTCTCAAAAACAGCCAGTGTTTGGTCTTCATGTCCAGAAGAAGGTGACTGTGCAGAAGGGACTGTGTGTCTCCATCCCCTGCTCCTTCTACTATCTCCCAGAATTTGGGAATAATGACACGGCCCATGGATACTGGTACTGGAAGAAGCCCCAAGATGATCCCGGGGCCACCAAGGAAGACCTCGTGGCCACCAATGACCCCCAAAAGGCTACCCAGCCCTGGGCCCAGGGCCGGTTCTACTTAATTGGAGACCCCCAAATGGACAACTGCTCCCTGAGCATTACTGGAGCCCAGAAACGTGATCGTGGGCATTACGAGTTCCGTGTGGAAAAGGGAAAACTGCGTTATAGTTACAGAAATGACAGAGTATTAATCCAGGTGGAGA CTCTGACCCAAAAACCAGAGATCCACATGCCAGAGATCTTAGAACCTGGGCACCAGGTGGCCTTGACCTGTTTGGTTCCTGGGGACTGCAGAAATGGGACATCTGCCTCCTTTCTCTGGACTGGGAATGCCCTCTCTTCCCAACAAGTGACCTCATCAAACAGGAATTCCTCCAGACTCCTGTTCACTCCCCAGCGCCAGGCCAATGGCACTAATCTCACCTGTCAGGTGAGATTCCCAGAAGGCAGAGTGAACACTGAGAGAACTGTCCAGCTCAGGATTGCTGGTGAGTTTGGGAAGAGGGTAGAACCCAGATAG